A genome region from Nitrospira sp. includes the following:
- a CDS encoding tetratricopeptide repeat protein, with amino-acid sequence MVPRATPSSSDSRASYHFLLGYQAELAQETESAIKEYQLALQTDPTSNYLKARLAVLYFTAGDVPSAVRFADDVADVPGLDAQMLGQIGGMYAAAGKPDKALRLFNRAIEQEPQRSEHFFAKGLLQANQKQYAEAEDTIRAGIKISPDSAVGYYYLGRIGVEARDFDKATTHFEQAVTLNPAFEPAYVALGSVYEAKQDRDKAIEIYRRYLQSVNPKNREIRHHLIRLQVSAKQYDEALRELQEMLAEDPSDLDAQLRMGLVYGEQKNYPKAIQQLTQILTVRPTELKVRDYLGYLYEESKDYVNAMEAYRYNLSLEPSYFEGHLHLGVLQYRTKQYTEAIQHLREAGRLNPKQPEAHIVLGLAHFQVEQYEPSLKAFLEGIRHNPDNADLHFNAGTAYDKLDRFDDVVKSMQMTLALDPHHADAMNYLGYSYAERGVKIEEAIALTKQAVALRPTNGYYVDSLAWAFFKKGLLSEALTEMKRAVALVGDDPVIYEHLGEIYLKQQHLSDGREALLHSLELDPSNDKLMQRFRELGLGDPDKEDRIRQALRRVSDRKGESATPAP; translated from the coding sequence GTGGTTCCTCGTGCCACGCCCTCCTCCTCCGATTCTCGCGCCTCCTATCACTTTCTCCTCGGGTATCAGGCTGAGCTGGCACAGGAGACGGAGTCGGCGATCAAGGAATACCAGCTCGCGTTGCAAACGGATCCCACGTCGAATTATCTCAAGGCCCGTTTGGCCGTCCTCTACTTCACCGCGGGTGATGTGCCGTCGGCAGTGCGCTTTGCGGATGACGTGGCTGATGTGCCGGGGTTGGATGCGCAGATGTTGGGGCAAATCGGCGGCATGTATGCGGCTGCTGGAAAGCCCGACAAGGCGTTGAGGTTGTTCAATCGTGCGATTGAGCAGGAGCCGCAGCGCAGCGAGCATTTCTTTGCCAAGGGGCTGTTACAGGCCAATCAGAAACAATATGCCGAAGCCGAAGACACGATTCGCGCCGGGATCAAGATCAGCCCGGACTCGGCAGTTGGGTATTACTATCTGGGTCGTATCGGAGTTGAGGCCAGGGATTTTGACAAAGCGACCACTCACTTCGAGCAGGCGGTGACGTTAAATCCGGCGTTTGAGCCGGCGTACGTGGCGCTTGGATCTGTCTATGAAGCCAAACAGGACCGAGATAAGGCGATCGAGATCTATCGCCGCTACTTGCAGAGTGTGAACCCGAAAAATCGGGAGATTCGGCACCATCTTATTCGCCTGCAAGTGTCGGCGAAGCAGTACGACGAAGCCTTGAGGGAGTTGCAGGAGATGTTGGCCGAGGATCCGTCTGATCTTGATGCACAACTTCGGATGGGGCTTGTCTATGGGGAGCAGAAGAACTATCCCAAGGCGATTCAGCAGCTGACGCAGATTCTCACGGTGCGTCCGACGGAACTCAAGGTCCGCGACTATCTCGGTTACTTGTATGAGGAGAGCAAGGATTACGTCAATGCCATGGAGGCGTACCGCTACAATCTCAGCCTGGAGCCTTCGTACTTTGAGGGACATCTTCACTTGGGTGTGTTGCAATATCGGACCAAGCAATACACAGAGGCCATTCAGCATCTTCGCGAAGCCGGCCGATTGAATCCCAAGCAGCCTGAGGCCCATATCGTTCTTGGCCTTGCGCATTTTCAAGTCGAGCAGTATGAGCCTTCGCTCAAGGCGTTTCTGGAGGGAATCCGCCACAATCCGGACAATGCGGACCTGCATTTCAACGCCGGCACCGCTTATGACAAGTTGGATCGATTCGACGACGTGGTGAAGTCGATGCAGATGACACTCGCCTTGGATCCTCACCACGCCGATGCCATGAACTACTTAGGTTATAGCTATGCAGAACGTGGCGTGAAGATTGAAGAGGCCATCGCGCTGACGAAGCAGGCCGTCGCACTTCGACCGACCAACGGGTATTATGTCGATAGTCTGGCCTGGGCGTTTTTCAAGAAGGGCCTGCTATCTGAAGCGCTGACGGAGATGAAGCGAGCGGTCGCACTGGTCGGCGACGATCCCGTAATTTATGAGCATCTCGGTGAAATTTACTTAAAGCAGCAACATCTCTCAGATGGGCGAGAGGCCCTCCTGCATTCCCTCGAACTGGATCCCTCGAATGACAAGTTGATGCAGCGATTTCGTGAACTCGGTCTGGGTGATCCCGACAAGGAAGACCGCATCCGACAAGCGCTTCGACGCGTCTCAGATCGTAAGGGGGAGTCCGCGACTCCCGCTCCATAG
- a CDS encoding O-antigen ligase family protein, with amino-acid sequence MNVPHSMSLLMISALVIISPLQEGGTTHPAQMVIRLLVLAWLGIVLAAGVRAGKLTIPVLTMRYVVLAFVGLALVATIFSPYAHPSRQWFIMIAGYATLFYLLVSFVDRWEHIRTLSIVIVLMGVGEAAVAIVQGLAWDVLRPTGTFFNPNFLAGYLTVTWTILLSVAIYGSRQVSARSRLWTSPVLWWFGLGTALGGLFFAVLLTQSRGGIIVFLVGTVFVLMARYGWKLAGSCALLLVLAGILIPTPIRERILIEHQQNPVSYARWQMWQAAISQMVDHPLGIGLGLYQYTYPLYAFPVDGEISRFGKVAQTPHNDYLQMGVEMGPGAILVFGVGIVLLLRELRQVLQSRLRRWQRSLVVGAGGGVIGLLTHAMLDSSLRESALAILLVVCGALIVSAARLTRGQTDAVYVMSTHSRWAWGIGATCLVLVAGVDVTRMGVAWMTFDRASRQAMTGETDAAIEGLKTAVALDPGKALYHHGLGSVYARAFEASRDKQDFQLAYAEFKQAIELNPLDSRLLGLLGQLYVSAAHVPAVPVASDDQQKFWLRAAVQVYERAIGLAPFSATYRYEQARLYWMLGERSDAERRAAEAEHLEPNFLPARGLLARLWIEQGRVDQARSQLHEILARQARYKEWRKNSLDQAFLNVDVAPLRAAVGETAVAG; translated from the coding sequence ATGAACGTTCCGCACTCCATGTCGCTGCTGATGATCAGCGCACTCGTGATTATCTCGCCCCTGCAAGAGGGTGGTACGACTCATCCCGCACAAATGGTCATCAGGCTGTTGGTTCTGGCGTGGCTGGGAATTGTTTTGGCAGCCGGTGTTCGAGCAGGGAAGCTCACCATCCCTGTACTGACAATGCGGTACGTCGTGCTGGCGTTTGTCGGACTGGCTTTGGTGGCGACGATTTTTTCGCCCTACGCTCATCCGAGCCGGCAGTGGTTCATCATGATCGCGGGGTATGCGACGTTGTTCTATTTGCTGGTCTCCTTCGTGGACCGATGGGAGCATATTCGTACGCTGAGCATTGTGATCGTGCTGATGGGCGTGGGCGAAGCAGCTGTGGCCATCGTGCAAGGATTGGCCTGGGATGTCTTGAGACCCACCGGCACGTTTTTCAACCCCAACTTTCTTGCCGGGTATCTCACGGTGACTTGGACAATTCTGTTGAGCGTCGCCATCTACGGCTCTCGTCAGGTCTCGGCACGTTCACGGTTGTGGACGTCCCCTGTCTTGTGGTGGTTTGGGCTGGGCACGGCTTTGGGCGGCCTGTTCTTTGCGGTTCTATTGACCCAGTCTCGTGGGGGCATCATCGTATTTCTTGTCGGAACGGTCTTTGTGCTGATGGCTCGGTATGGATGGAAATTAGCCGGCAGTTGCGCGTTGTTGCTGGTGCTCGCCGGTATTCTAATTCCCACGCCGATCCGCGAGCGTATCCTGATTGAGCATCAACAGAACCCTGTCTCCTATGCTCGTTGGCAGATGTGGCAGGCAGCGATCTCGCAGATGGTCGACCATCCGTTGGGCATTGGATTGGGGCTCTATCAGTACACGTACCCTCTCTATGCGTTTCCTGTTGATGGTGAAATTTCCCGGTTTGGAAAAGTGGCGCAAACTCCGCACAACGATTATCTCCAAATGGGCGTCGAGATGGGGCCCGGGGCGATACTCGTGTTTGGAGTCGGGATTGTCCTGCTCCTCCGAGAGCTGCGGCAGGTCCTTCAGTCTCGACTGCGGCGTTGGCAGAGAAGTCTCGTGGTGGGGGCTGGGGGAGGGGTCATCGGATTGTTGACCCATGCCATGCTCGACTCGAGTTTGCGCGAGTCGGCTCTGGCGATCCTGCTGGTGGTCTGTGGCGCATTGATTGTGTCGGCCGCACGGTTGACTCGTGGGCAAACCGACGCCGTGTATGTCATGTCGACTCATTCACGCTGGGCATGGGGAATCGGGGCAACATGTCTGGTGCTGGTTGCCGGCGTAGACGTGACGCGGATGGGTGTCGCCTGGATGACGTTTGACCGGGCTTCGCGTCAGGCCATGACGGGTGAAACGGATGCGGCAATCGAGGGGTTGAAGACCGCCGTTGCATTGGATCCAGGCAAGGCGCTGTACCATCATGGTCTGGGATCAGTCTATGCGAGAGCCTTCGAAGCCTCTCGCGACAAGCAGGATTTCCAATTGGCCTATGCGGAATTTAAGCAAGCGATCGAATTGAATCCGCTCGATAGTCGCCTCCTCGGGTTGCTGGGGCAGCTCTATGTTTCCGCAGCGCACGTTCCCGCTGTTCCCGTGGCATCCGACGATCAGCAGAAATTCTGGTTGCGTGCCGCGGTTCAGGTCTACGAACGGGCCATCGGTCTCGCGCCCTTCTCCGCCACGTATCGATATGAACAGGCCCGACTCTACTGGATGCTCGGTGAACGGAGCGACGCTGAAAGGCGGGCCGCAGAGGCGGAGCATTTGGAGCCGAATTTTCTGCCGGCTCGTGGTTTGTTGGCTCGCCTGTGGATCGAACAAGGGCGCGTTGACCAAGCAAGATCACAGTTGCACGAAATTCTGGCGCGGCAGGCGCGCTACAAGGAGTGGCGAAAGAATAGTCTCGATCAGGCATTCTTGAATGTCGATGTCGCCCCGCTTCGTGCGGCAGTCGGAGAAACGGCGGTAGCCGGATGA
- a CDS encoding alanine--glyoxylate aminotransferase family protein: protein MLKRYLLAPGPTPVPPEVLLAMARPMIHHRAPEFDKIFAEVREDLKWLFQTRNDVLILAASGTGGMEGSVSNFLSPGDKALTINGGKFGERWTKLCKAFGAQVTELKVEWGRAVDPQAVADALKKDPSIKAVYVQASETSTAVAHDVKALADIVKGYEETILVVDAITALGVLDLKTDAWGLDVVITGSQKALMLPPGLAFASVSEKAWRLADKAKNAAFYFNFKRERENQQKSTTAYTPAVSLILGLKEVMNILKAEGLEAVFARHAMLATAMREGVKAAGLSIFPQERPSDALTAISAPEGVDGQAIYKNLRTQYGMTAAGGQDHLKGKIFRISHMGYIDSFDVITALAAVEMVIKGLGYPIKLGSGVAKAQEIIMGKS from the coding sequence ATGCTCAAACGGTATCTGCTAGCTCCCGGCCCCACCCCCGTTCCTCCGGAGGTGTTACTGGCGATGGCCAGACCGATGATTCATCACCGGGCGCCTGAATTCGATAAAATCTTCGCCGAGGTTCGTGAGGATCTGAAGTGGTTGTTTCAAACCAGGAATGATGTCTTGATTCTCGCGGCGTCCGGCACCGGAGGCATGGAGGGATCGGTTTCGAATTTCTTGTCACCAGGAGATAAGGCGCTCACAATCAACGGCGGCAAATTCGGTGAGCGATGGACGAAGCTGTGTAAGGCATTCGGCGCGCAAGTGACTGAGTTGAAAGTTGAATGGGGGCGCGCAGTCGATCCCCAGGCTGTCGCCGATGCGTTGAAGAAGGATCCGTCGATCAAGGCCGTGTATGTCCAGGCAAGCGAAACCTCCACGGCAGTCGCCCACGACGTCAAAGCGCTCGCCGATATCGTGAAGGGGTACGAAGAAACTATTTTGGTGGTGGATGCCATCACGGCGTTGGGCGTACTCGACCTCAAGACCGACGCTTGGGGGCTCGATGTGGTCATTACCGGCTCGCAGAAGGCCTTGATGTTGCCGCCGGGGCTCGCCTTTGCCAGCGTGAGTGAGAAGGCGTGGCGATTGGCTGACAAGGCGAAGAATGCCGCCTTCTATTTCAATTTTAAGCGCGAACGCGAAAACCAGCAGAAGAGCACGACCGCCTATACGCCGGCCGTGTCCCTCATTCTGGGGCTGAAAGAAGTGATGAACATTCTGAAGGCCGAGGGGTTGGAGGCCGTCTTCGCCCGTCATGCGATGTTGGCGACGGCGATGCGGGAAGGTGTGAAGGCCGCTGGGCTTTCGATCTTCCCTCAAGAGCGTCCGAGCGATGCGCTAACCGCTATTTCGGCGCCGGAAGGCGTGGACGGCCAGGCGATCTACAAGAATTTACGAACCCAGTACGGGATGACGGCGGCAGGCGGCCAAGACCACCTGAAGGGTAAAATCTTCCGTATTTCGCACATGGGCTATATCGATAGTTTTGACGTCATCACGGCCCTGGCGGCGGTGGAGATGGTCATCAAGGGGCTGGGCTATCCCATAAAACTCGGTAGCGGGGTGGCGAAGGCTCAGGAAATTATTATGGGCAAGTCCTAG
- the serA gene encoding phosphoglycerate dehydrogenase: MKILVSDSLSKQGVEVLEKAGFTVVVKTKLPKEELLKEIKDADGLIVRSGTKVTAEVIAAASQLKVVGRAGSGLDNVDTPAATRRGIVVMNTPGGNTVTTAEHTMAMIFSMSRRIPQATASTKAGKWEKEKFMGVELYNKVLGIVGVGQIGGYLTKLAQGVGMQVMAYDPYLAPERAEKMGVTIVELDELFRRADVISVHTPLTPETKALINAQAIAKMKTGVMIANCARGGIVHEGDLCEALKSKKVAAAAFDVFEDEPVKPDNPLLALDNFICSPHIGASTTEAQENVAIGIAEQIVEYFTKGIARGAVNIPSVSPELLPKLQPYLSLGERVGLLQAQLLEGGLERLTVEYSGEVAGLNVAPLTIAVLKGLLTPILEDPVNYVNAPVVAKERGIEVKEVKISDAGDFTSVIRVRVEAGKKSHQVAGTLYHRKDPRIIEIDQFKVEVVPDNHLLLIQNEDRPGVIGTLGHILGDHNINIARMQCSREERGGKALQIFGLDAPLPKPVLDQITNSKHILSVKVADLSKGL; encoded by the coding sequence ATGAAAATTTTGGTCAGCGATAGTCTCTCGAAGCAGGGTGTTGAGGTATTGGAGAAGGCCGGCTTTACGGTGGTGGTGAAAACCAAACTGCCGAAAGAGGAGCTGCTGAAGGAAATCAAGGATGCGGACGGACTGATCGTCCGCTCCGGGACGAAAGTCACCGCCGAAGTCATCGCGGCAGCCAGTCAGCTGAAGGTCGTCGGACGAGCCGGTTCCGGCTTGGACAATGTCGATACCCCCGCTGCCACCCGTCGTGGCATCGTGGTCATGAATACGCCGGGCGGCAACACCGTGACGACGGCCGAGCATACGATGGCCATGATTTTTTCAATGTCGCGTCGCATCCCGCAAGCCACCGCCTCGACGAAGGCAGGGAAGTGGGAAAAAGAAAAGTTCATGGGCGTGGAGTTGTATAACAAGGTGCTTGGCATCGTTGGTGTCGGTCAAATCGGCGGGTATCTGACCAAGCTTGCCCAGGGAGTCGGGATGCAGGTGATGGCCTATGATCCCTATCTCGCGCCGGAACGCGCGGAAAAAATGGGCGTGACCATCGTCGAGTTGGACGAGCTGTTCCGCCGAGCCGATGTCATTTCCGTGCACACGCCGCTGACCCCTGAAACCAAAGCGCTGATCAATGCCCAAGCCATCGCCAAGATGAAAACCGGCGTGATGATTGCCAACTGTGCGCGTGGCGGGATCGTCCACGAAGGGGATTTGTGCGAGGCGCTCAAGTCGAAGAAGGTTGCCGCAGCGGCATTCGATGTGTTCGAGGATGAGCCGGTGAAGCCGGACAATCCGCTGTTGGCGTTGGATAATTTTATCTGCTCGCCGCACATCGGCGCCTCCACCACGGAAGCGCAGGAAAATGTGGCCATCGGTATTGCTGAGCAGATCGTGGAGTATTTTACCAAAGGGATCGCGCGTGGTGCGGTCAACATTCCCTCGGTCTCGCCGGAGTTGTTGCCGAAACTTCAGCCCTATCTGTCGCTTGGGGAGCGTGTCGGTCTGTTGCAAGCGCAACTATTGGAAGGTGGCCTGGAACGGTTGACCGTCGAGTACAGCGGAGAAGTCGCGGGCTTGAATGTGGCACCGTTGACGATTGCGGTGCTGAAGGGCCTCCTGACCCCCATCCTCGAAGATCCGGTCAACTATGTGAACGCGCCGGTCGTCGCCAAGGAACGTGGCATTGAAGTCAAAGAAGTGAAAATCAGCGATGCCGGAGACTTTACCAGTGTGATCCGTGTGCGGGTGGAGGCCGGGAAGAAGTCTCATCAAGTTGCCGGGACCCTCTACCACCGCAAAGATCCGCGTATCATTGAGATCGATCAATTCAAGGTGGAAGTGGTGCCCGACAACCATCTTCTGCTGATCCAGAACGAGGATCGTCCTGGGGTGATCGGCACGTTGGGGCATATCCTTGGCGATCACAACATCAATATTGCGCGGATGCAATGTTCACGGGAGGAGCGCGGCGGCAAAGCGTTGCAGATTTTCGGGCTTGACGCGCCGCTTCCTAAGCCGGTCCTCGATCAGATTACGAACAGCAAGCATATCCTTTCCGTGAAGGTCGCAGACCTGTCGAAAGGGTTGTAG
- the dnaB gene encoding replicative DNA helicase, producing the protein MKSLSSVDLTAPKLPPQNVEAEQSVLGAILLDNTAMAKVMEVLTDEEFYRTAHRKIYQAMLELSDRGEVIDQITLTECLKGRSELEAVGGSAYLAELVQVVPTAANIRYHSKIVRDKALLRGLIQTSTEVVTRGYDGTVAVDELLDFAERSVFSLAQGKLDRSFTPVNQIIKESLDVVDKLSKRKERVTGVPTGYIDLDDLTAGLQPSDLIVIAGRPSMGKTSLALGMAQHAALHAKTVVGIFSLEMSKPQLVLRMLSSEARVDSHALRTGRLQKEDWWRLAEAAGKLEQAPIFIDDSGAVTVQQMRGKARRLKAERGLDLLIVDYLQLMQGKSDSESRQQEISDISRSLKSLAKELNVPVIALSQLSRAVEARKPPVPMLADLRESGAIEQDADVVMFIYREEVYEPGTERKGIADILVSKHRNGPIGKRELFFHDRFAKFENLETREVV; encoded by the coding sequence ATGAAGTCGCTCTCCTCGGTTGATCTCACTGCCCCCAAATTGCCGCCGCAAAATGTCGAAGCCGAACAATCGGTGTTGGGCGCAATTTTGCTCGACAATACGGCGATGGCGAAGGTCATGGAGGTCCTGACGGATGAAGAATTCTACCGGACCGCGCATCGCAAGATTTACCAGGCCATGTTGGAGTTGTCCGATCGCGGCGAAGTCATCGATCAGATTACCCTCACGGAATGTTTGAAGGGGCGCTCCGAACTCGAAGCGGTCGGGGGATCCGCCTATCTAGCCGAATTGGTACAAGTGGTGCCGACAGCGGCGAATATCCGCTATCACAGCAAGATCGTGCGCGATAAGGCGTTGCTGCGAGGGCTCATTCAAACTTCGACGGAGGTGGTGACCCGCGGCTATGACGGAACAGTGGCGGTCGATGAATTGTTGGATTTCGCCGAACGTTCCGTGTTCAGTCTTGCCCAGGGAAAGCTGGATCGTTCCTTCACGCCGGTCAATCAGATCATCAAAGAGAGTCTCGATGTCGTCGACAAGCTGTCTAAGCGGAAGGAACGTGTCACGGGCGTGCCGACGGGTTATATCGATCTGGATGACCTTACGGCCGGATTGCAGCCGTCGGACTTGATTGTCATTGCCGGCCGTCCGAGCATGGGCAAGACCAGTCTGGCCCTGGGGATGGCGCAGCATGCTGCGCTGCATGCCAAGACCGTCGTCGGTATTTTCAGCCTCGAAATGTCGAAACCGCAGCTCGTGCTCCGCATGCTGAGTTCCGAGGCCCGTGTCGATTCGCACGCACTCCGGACCGGCCGGCTGCAAAAGGAAGATTGGTGGCGGTTGGCGGAGGCGGCCGGCAAGCTGGAGCAGGCGCCGATCTTTATCGATGATTCCGGTGCGGTGACGGTGCAGCAGATGCGTGGAAAGGCCAGACGGCTCAAGGCCGAGCGTGGGCTCGATCTGTTGATTGTCGACTACCTGCAGCTCATGCAGGGGAAGAGTGATTCCGAGTCACGACAGCAGGAAATTTCGGATATCTCGCGTTCCTTAAAAAGTCTGGCCAAGGAGCTGAACGTCCCGGTCATTGCCCTGTCTCAGTTGAGCCGTGCGGTGGAAGCCAGAAAGCCGCCGGTTCCCATGCTGGCCGACCTGCGTGAGAGCGGTGCCATCGAGCAGGACGCCGATGTGGTGATGTTTATCTATCGTGAAGAGGTGTACGAGCCGGGCACCGAGCGAAAAGGTATCGCCGATATTTTGGTCAGCAAGCATCGCAACGGGCCGATCGGGAAGCGGGAACTATTCTTCCACGACCGGTTCGCCAAGTTCGAGAATCTTGAGACGCGTGAGGTCGTTTGA
- the hisZ gene encoding ATP phosphoribosyltransferase regulatory subunit, whose translation MSTILPDAARRIRHLEQTLLAVLARGGYEEIILPMFEYLDVLAPGLESELLEKCYQLVDRTTGRLMLLRPDATAQIARTVAMGMMGERLPLRLCYRTSVFRYEREHAGRDREIFQVGAELIGVDGVAGDAEVLTLLLECLARVGLSAFKVAVGHVGFFTALLAKSGLSQEGQKRVEHAAARKDMPLLEELLTRDGVSRSAGRVILEALELCGGPEVLARGRKLVGRDRTLLRPLERLAQVYERLVSPGQQSVLIDLGEFRGFEYYDGIVFDVFAPGIGAELGGGGRYDHLMGRFGRTAASTGFGLDVDRLFRALDASGASTLSHASSSEVPRSKRVAAESRRRRSRA comes from the coding sequence ATGAGTACCATCCTTCCTGACGCCGCTCGACGTATCCGACATCTCGAGCAGACGCTGCTCGCCGTGCTTGCGCGGGGGGGCTACGAAGAAATCATCCTGCCGATGTTCGAGTACCTAGACGTCCTTGCGCCTGGTCTAGAATCGGAGCTCCTCGAAAAGTGTTATCAACTGGTCGATCGGACCACGGGTCGATTGATGCTGCTCCGTCCCGATGCGACGGCTCAGATTGCCAGAACCGTAGCCATGGGCATGATGGGCGAGCGGCTTCCGCTGCGGCTCTGCTATCGCACATCCGTGTTTCGGTATGAACGCGAGCATGCCGGTCGTGACCGTGAAATTTTTCAAGTCGGAGCCGAGCTTATCGGTGTGGACGGGGTTGCCGGCGATGCTGAGGTGCTGACGCTCCTGTTGGAATGTTTGGCGCGAGTAGGACTGTCTGCGTTTAAGGTTGCGGTCGGCCATGTCGGATTTTTTACGGCCTTACTGGCCAAATCCGGCTTATCGCAGGAGGGCCAAAAACGTGTGGAGCATGCGGCTGCACGGAAAGACATGCCGTTGCTCGAAGAATTGTTGACGCGGGACGGTGTATCTCGGTCGGCGGGGCGTGTCATCCTCGAAGCGCTGGAATTGTGCGGCGGCCCAGAAGTCCTTGCGCGGGGACGAAAGTTGGTGGGCCGTGATCGGACGCTCCTGAGACCGCTCGAGCGCCTCGCGCAGGTGTATGAGCGCTTGGTGTCGCCCGGGCAGCAGTCCGTATTGATCGATCTGGGCGAGTTCCGCGGGTTTGAATATTATGATGGGATTGTTTTTGACGTCTTTGCCCCGGGTATCGGTGCGGAGTTGGGAGGCGGGGGCCGATACGACCATCTGATGGGCCGGTTCGGGCGCACCGCGGCCTCCACCGGGTTTGGCCTTGACGTTGATCGCCTGTTTCGAGCCCTCGACGCGTCCGGCGCCTCCACGCTGTCTCATGCATCCTCCTCTGAAGTTCCCCGCTCCAAACGCGTGGCGGCGGAGTCGCGACGGCGCAGGAGCCGGGCATGA
- a CDS encoding prepilin-type N-terminal cleavage/methylation domain-containing protein codes for MLKQIKGQKGFTLIELMIVVAIIGILAAIAIPNFLRYQAKSRQSEAKTNLGAIFVAETAYLSENSKYGSFSEVGYALAGNTNRYTYRSPAPGGNAASAGTAYPAANYDQIPCGAPAGCPVQSDASPAVPSLASNGTSGAVGFTASAVASIDNDATVDGWSVNDIKGGLTQAVPDDVIS; via the coding sequence ATGTTGAAGCAAATCAAGGGTCAGAAAGGTTTTACGTTGATTGAGTTGATGATCGTCGTGGCGATCATCGGTATCTTGGCGGCCATCGCCATTCCCAACTTCTTGCGCTACCAGGCGAAATCCAGACAGTCTGAAGCCAAGACCAACCTGGGCGCGATCTTCGTGGCGGAGACGGCCTACCTCAGCGAAAACTCGAAATATGGAAGCTTTTCTGAGGTTGGATATGCCCTTGCTGGTAACACCAACCGGTACACCTACCGAAGCCCGGCGCCTGGTGGTAACGCGGCTTCCGCAGGCACGGCTTACCCGGCTGCCAACTACGACCAGATTCCCTGCGGTGCTCCTGCTGGTTGCCCGGTTCAGAGTGACGCATCCCCAGCGGTACCGTCATTGGCAAGCAACGGAACGTCGGGTGCAGTCGGCTTCACCGCGTCGGCGGTGGCCAGCATCGACAATGATGCGACGGTTGACGGATGGTCAGTCAATGATATCAAGGGTGGTTTGACCCAGGCGGTTCCTGACGACGTGATCAGCTAA
- a CDS encoding type II secretion system protein — MVIETKERGFTLIEVMVVVVIMGILAAFAIPNFLRYRAQAMQAEARSNLAGIFVAEASFFTERKEYGNFTDIGFAIAGAGTNRYTYRTGLGLGAGLGPNGGNLCGPSSSCDTIQTESPAAGTIIFTGIVGTALTSSSGFTATAAADLDGDATHDGWFVNDVKQGLNGAQPNDVSS, encoded by the coding sequence ATGGTGATTGAAACGAAGGAGCGAGGGTTCACGCTGATCGAAGTGATGGTCGTGGTGGTGATTATGGGAATTCTTGCTGCCTTTGCCATACCGAATTTTCTTCGATATCGGGCGCAGGCAATGCAGGCTGAGGCACGGTCGAATTTGGCGGGTATCTTCGTGGCCGAGGCCTCGTTCTTCACGGAACGAAAAGAATATGGAAACTTCACGGATATTGGATTTGCGATCGCTGGGGCTGGGACGAACCGCTACACCTATCGTACCGGATTAGGGCTTGGAGCAGGTCTTGGGCCGAATGGCGGCAATCTCTGCGGGCCGTCCAGTAGTTGCGACACGATTCAGACGGAATCGCCTGCAGCGGGAACCATCATCTTCACGGGAATAGTCGGAACCGCGTTGACCTCGTCGTCAGGGTTTACCGCAACAGCCGCTGCGGATCTCGATGGAGATGCCACCCATGACGGCTGGTTTGTGAACGATGTGAAGCAGGGATTGAATGGTGCGCAACCCAACGATGTGTCGAGTTAG